One Melospiza melodia melodia isolate bMelMel2 chromosome 29, bMelMel2.pri, whole genome shotgun sequence DNA segment encodes these proteins:
- the SLC37A2 gene encoding glucose-6-phosphate exchanger SLC37A2 isoform X3, with product MRAALAPGIRLLRAVPRDSRYRGLTLVLTFLSYASYHLSRKPISIVKSQLHLNCSALGPNPLNDSNSTTWCDWAPFDGDNYNELFGALDNAFLVAYAIGMFISGIFGERLPLRYYLSGGMVVSGLFTALFGLGYFWDIHVLWYFIIVQVCNGLVQTTGWPAVVACVGNWFGKGKRGLIMGIWNSHTSVGNILGSLIAGAWVSSAWGLSFIVPGIIIAVMGVICFFFLVEYPEDVDCNPPQHHTAADEDPGGVTTSEKDPEAVISNEGPLSLSGQSSVDHSKAPKEPAEEPEAISFLGALRIPGVVEFSLCLLFAKLVSYTFLYWLPLYIVNVAHFGAKEAGDLSTLFDVGGILGGIFAGLISDYTGGRATTCCVMLVVAAPMLFLYNHVGQNGIGVSVAMLIICGALVNGPYALITTAVSADLGTHESLKGNAKALSTVTAIIDGTGSVGAALGPLLAGLISPTGWNNVFYMLIAADVLACLLLARVVVKEARGWCGPMARQRG from the exons ATGAGGGCAGCGCTCGCCCCCGGGATCCGCCTGCTCCGCGCCGTGCCCCGGGACAGCCG CTATCGGGGCCTGACTCTGGTGCTGACCTTCCTCTCCTACGCCAGCTACCACCTCTCCCGAAAACCCATCAGCATCGTCAAG agccagctgcaCCTCAACTGCTCGGCCTTGGGCCCGAACCCCCTCAATGACTCCAACAGCACCACATGGTGCGACTGGGCCCCCTTTG ATGGGGACAACTACAACGAACTTTTTGGGGCACTGGATAATGCCTTCCTGGTGGCCTACGCCATCGGGATGTTTATCAG tGGCATTTTTGGGGAGCGCCTCCCCCTGCGCTATTACCTGTCGGGGGGGATGGTGGTGAGCGGGCTCTTCACCGCGCTCTTCGGCCTCGGCTACTTCTGGGACATCCACGTGCTCTGGTACTTCATCATCGTGCAG GTCTGCAATGGGCTGGTGCAGACCACAGGCTGGCCTGCTGTCGTGGCATGCGTTGGAAACTGGTTTGGCAAAGGAAA GAGAGGTTTGATCATGGGCATCTGGAACTCGCACACCTCCGTTGGCAACATCCTGGGGTCTCTCATCGCCGGTGCCTGGGTctcctctgcctggggcctgtccttcattGTGCCTGGCATCATCATCGCCGTCATGGGCGTCATCTGCTTCTTCTTCCTCGTGGAGT ATCCTGAGGATGTTGACTGCAATCCACCTCAGCATCAC ACGGCTGCTGATGAGGATCCTGGAGGAGTGACCACCAGTGAGAAGGATCCTGAAGCAGTGATCTCCAACGAGGGCCCACTCAGCCtctcaggccagagcagtgtgGATCACTCCAAGGCCCCCAAGGAACCAGCTGAGGAGCCCGAAGCCATCAGCTTCCTTGGGGCACTCCGGATACCT GGCGTGGTGGAGttctccctgtgcctgctctTTGCCAAGCTGGTGAGCTACACCTTCCTGTACTGGCTGCCCCTCTACATTGTCAACGTTG CTCATTTTGGTGCCAAGGAAGCCGGGGACCTGTCGACCCTCTTTGATGTCGGGGGTATTTTAG GGGGGATCTTCGCTGGCCTCATCTCTGACTACACGGGCGGCAGAGCCACCACGTGCTGCGTGATGCTGGTGGTGGCTGCCCCCATG TTGTTCCTGTATAACCATGTGGGTCAGAATGGCATTGGCGTATCAGTAG CGATGCTGATCATCTGTGGAGCTCTGGTCAACGGGCCCTACGCGCTCATCACGACAGCGGTGTCGGCAGATTTG GGCACCCATGAATCCCTCAAAGGAAATGCCAAAGCCCTCTCGACCGTCACGGCCATCATCGACGGCACGGGATCTGTCG GTGCTGCCCTGGGGCCGCTGCTGGCAGGGCTGATCTCTCCCACAGGCTGGAATAACGTGTTTTACATGCTGATAGCAGCTGATGTCCTGGCGTGTCTG CTCCTGGCTCGCGTGGTGGTGAAGGAGGCCCGTGGCTGGTGTGGCCCCATGGCGAGGCAGAGAGG GTGA
- the SLC37A2 gene encoding glucose-6-phosphate exchanger SLC37A2 isoform X2 — MRAALAPGIRLLRAVPRDSRYRGLTLVLTFLSYASYHLSRKPISIVKSQLHLNCSALGPNPLNDSNSTTWCDWAPFDGDNYNELFGALDNAFLVAYAIGMFISGIFGERLPLRYYLSGGMVVSGLFTALFGLGYFWDIHVLWYFIIVQVCNGLVQTTGWPAVVACVGNWFGKGKRGLIMGIWNSHTSVGNILGSLIAGAWVSSAWGLSFIVPGIIIAVMGVICFFFLVEYPEDVDCNPPQHHTAADEDPGGVTTSEKDPEAVISNEGPLSLSGQSSVDHSKAPKEPAEEPEAISFLGALRIPGVVEFSLCLLFAKLVSYTFLYWLPLYIVNVAHFGAKEAGDLSTLFDVGGILGGIFAGLISDYTGGRATTCCVMLVVAAPMLFLYNHVGQNGIGVSVAMLIICGALVNGPYALITTAVSADLGTHESLKGNAKALSTVTAIIDGTGSVGAALGPLLAGLISPTGWNNVFYMLIAADVLACLLLARVVVKEARGWCGPMARQRGFKEF; from the exons ATGAGGGCAGCGCTCGCCCCCGGGATCCGCCTGCTCCGCGCCGTGCCCCGGGACAGCCG CTATCGGGGCCTGACTCTGGTGCTGACCTTCCTCTCCTACGCCAGCTACCACCTCTCCCGAAAACCCATCAGCATCGTCAAG agccagctgcaCCTCAACTGCTCGGCCTTGGGCCCGAACCCCCTCAATGACTCCAACAGCACCACATGGTGCGACTGGGCCCCCTTTG ATGGGGACAACTACAACGAACTTTTTGGGGCACTGGATAATGCCTTCCTGGTGGCCTACGCCATCGGGATGTTTATCAG tGGCATTTTTGGGGAGCGCCTCCCCCTGCGCTATTACCTGTCGGGGGGGATGGTGGTGAGCGGGCTCTTCACCGCGCTCTTCGGCCTCGGCTACTTCTGGGACATCCACGTGCTCTGGTACTTCATCATCGTGCAG GTCTGCAATGGGCTGGTGCAGACCACAGGCTGGCCTGCTGTCGTGGCATGCGTTGGAAACTGGTTTGGCAAAGGAAA GAGAGGTTTGATCATGGGCATCTGGAACTCGCACACCTCCGTTGGCAACATCCTGGGGTCTCTCATCGCCGGTGCCTGGGTctcctctgcctggggcctgtccttcattGTGCCTGGCATCATCATCGCCGTCATGGGCGTCATCTGCTTCTTCTTCCTCGTGGAGT ATCCTGAGGATGTTGACTGCAATCCACCTCAGCATCAC ACGGCTGCTGATGAGGATCCTGGAGGAGTGACCACCAGTGAGAAGGATCCTGAAGCAGTGATCTCCAACGAGGGCCCACTCAGCCtctcaggccagagcagtgtgGATCACTCCAAGGCCCCCAAGGAACCAGCTGAGGAGCCCGAAGCCATCAGCTTCCTTGGGGCACTCCGGATACCT GGCGTGGTGGAGttctccctgtgcctgctctTTGCCAAGCTGGTGAGCTACACCTTCCTGTACTGGCTGCCCCTCTACATTGTCAACGTTG CTCATTTTGGTGCCAAGGAAGCCGGGGACCTGTCGACCCTCTTTGATGTCGGGGGTATTTTAG GGGGGATCTTCGCTGGCCTCATCTCTGACTACACGGGCGGCAGAGCCACCACGTGCTGCGTGATGCTGGTGGTGGCTGCCCCCATG TTGTTCCTGTATAACCATGTGGGTCAGAATGGCATTGGCGTATCAGTAG CGATGCTGATCATCTGTGGAGCTCTGGTCAACGGGCCCTACGCGCTCATCACGACAGCGGTGTCGGCAGATTTG GGCACCCATGAATCCCTCAAAGGAAATGCCAAAGCCCTCTCGACCGTCACGGCCATCATCGACGGCACGGGATCTGTCG GTGCTGCCCTGGGGCCGCTGCTGGCAGGGCTGATCTCTCCCACAGGCTGGAATAACGTGTTTTACATGCTGATAGCAGCTGATGTCCTGGCGTGTCTG CTCCTGGCTCGCGTGGTGGTGAAGGAGGCCCGTGGCTGGTGTGGCCCCATGGCGAGGCAGAGAGG GTTTAAGGAGTTCTGA
- the SLC37A2 gene encoding glucose-6-phosphate exchanger SLC37A2 isoform X1, which yields MRAALAPGIRLLRAVPRDSRYRGLTLVLTFLSYASYHLSRKPISIVKSQLHLNCSALGPNPLNDSNSTTWCDWAPFDGDNYNELFGALDNAFLVAYAIGMFISGIFGERLPLRYYLSGGMVVSGLFTALFGLGYFWDIHVLWYFIIVQVCNGLVQTTGWPAVVACVGNWFGKGKRGLIMGIWNSHTSVGNILGSLIAGAWVSSAWGLSFIVPGIIIAVMGVICFFFLVEYPEDVDCNPPQHHTAADEDPGGVTTSEKDPEAVISNEGPLSLSGQSSVDHSKAPKEPAEEPEAISFLGALRIPGVVEFSLCLLFAKLVSYTFLYWLPLYIVNVAHFGAKEAGDLSTLFDVGGILGGIFAGLISDYTGGRATTCCVMLVVAAPMLFLYNHVGQNGIGVSVAMLIICGALVNGPYALITTAVSADLGTHESLKGNAKALSTVTAIIDGTGSVGAALGPLLAGLISPTGWNNVFYMLIAADVLACLLLARVVVKEARGWCGPMARQRGSSVQLTESVMDGK from the exons ATGAGGGCAGCGCTCGCCCCCGGGATCCGCCTGCTCCGCGCCGTGCCCCGGGACAGCCG CTATCGGGGCCTGACTCTGGTGCTGACCTTCCTCTCCTACGCCAGCTACCACCTCTCCCGAAAACCCATCAGCATCGTCAAG agccagctgcaCCTCAACTGCTCGGCCTTGGGCCCGAACCCCCTCAATGACTCCAACAGCACCACATGGTGCGACTGGGCCCCCTTTG ATGGGGACAACTACAACGAACTTTTTGGGGCACTGGATAATGCCTTCCTGGTGGCCTACGCCATCGGGATGTTTATCAG tGGCATTTTTGGGGAGCGCCTCCCCCTGCGCTATTACCTGTCGGGGGGGATGGTGGTGAGCGGGCTCTTCACCGCGCTCTTCGGCCTCGGCTACTTCTGGGACATCCACGTGCTCTGGTACTTCATCATCGTGCAG GTCTGCAATGGGCTGGTGCAGACCACAGGCTGGCCTGCTGTCGTGGCATGCGTTGGAAACTGGTTTGGCAAAGGAAA GAGAGGTTTGATCATGGGCATCTGGAACTCGCACACCTCCGTTGGCAACATCCTGGGGTCTCTCATCGCCGGTGCCTGGGTctcctctgcctggggcctgtccttcattGTGCCTGGCATCATCATCGCCGTCATGGGCGTCATCTGCTTCTTCTTCCTCGTGGAGT ATCCTGAGGATGTTGACTGCAATCCACCTCAGCATCAC ACGGCTGCTGATGAGGATCCTGGAGGAGTGACCACCAGTGAGAAGGATCCTGAAGCAGTGATCTCCAACGAGGGCCCACTCAGCCtctcaggccagagcagtgtgGATCACTCCAAGGCCCCCAAGGAACCAGCTGAGGAGCCCGAAGCCATCAGCTTCCTTGGGGCACTCCGGATACCT GGCGTGGTGGAGttctccctgtgcctgctctTTGCCAAGCTGGTGAGCTACACCTTCCTGTACTGGCTGCCCCTCTACATTGTCAACGTTG CTCATTTTGGTGCCAAGGAAGCCGGGGACCTGTCGACCCTCTTTGATGTCGGGGGTATTTTAG GGGGGATCTTCGCTGGCCTCATCTCTGACTACACGGGCGGCAGAGCCACCACGTGCTGCGTGATGCTGGTGGTGGCTGCCCCCATG TTGTTCCTGTATAACCATGTGGGTCAGAATGGCATTGGCGTATCAGTAG CGATGCTGATCATCTGTGGAGCTCTGGTCAACGGGCCCTACGCGCTCATCACGACAGCGGTGTCGGCAGATTTG GGCACCCATGAATCCCTCAAAGGAAATGCCAAAGCCCTCTCGACCGTCACGGCCATCATCGACGGCACGGGATCTGTCG GTGCTGCCCTGGGGCCGCTGCTGGCAGGGCTGATCTCTCCCACAGGCTGGAATAACGTGTTTTACATGCTGATAGCAGCTGATGTCCTGGCGTGTCTG CTCCTGGCTCGCGTGGTGGTGAAGGAGGCCCGTGGCTGGTGTGGCCCCATGGCGAGGCAGAGAGG CTCTAGTGTGCAGCTAACAGAGTCAGTGATGGATGGGAAGTAG